Proteins encoded by one window of Mycolicibacterium sp. ND9-15:
- a CDS encoding HAD family hydrolase, whose protein sequence is MPTTQETTWRAGRFWWDCASPGSGCSVRGLVFDLDALTDIECDGHRLAYNAAFEMHGLDFGWSVARYRQLLALSDERQRVAAELRKRCVASESDVLTKLLADEIYTTKTMLFDELILERDLIPRPGLVDFVMDAVGAGVQVAVVVNGQRGWAEPLVRQLVGEGLVEVVVAAEDVVKPTPDPEAHRHALWELGLSPEDAIAVTGSASGLRAATAAGLATVVITGEGTPDIPTAVAVRPDFDGANPLRLADCQRLHANWWRTRKPTAA, encoded by the coding sequence ATGCCGACAACGCAGGAGACGACGTGGCGCGCGGGCCGGTTCTGGTGGGACTGTGCTTCACCTGGTTCTGGCTGTTCGGTGCGTGGTTTGGTGTTCGACCTCGACGCCCTGACCGACATCGAATGCGACGGCCACCGGTTGGCCTACAACGCGGCCTTCGAGATGCACGGGCTGGACTTCGGATGGTCGGTGGCTCGCTACCGGCAACTGCTCGCGCTCAGCGACGAACGGCAGCGAGTGGCGGCCGAACTTCGCAAGCGGTGCGTGGCCAGCGAGTCCGACGTGCTCACCAAGCTGCTCGCCGACGAGATCTACACCACCAAGACCATGTTGTTCGACGAGCTGATCCTCGAGCGTGACCTCATACCGCGGCCGGGGCTGGTCGACTTCGTGATGGATGCGGTCGGTGCCGGCGTCCAGGTCGCCGTCGTGGTGAACGGTCAGCGCGGGTGGGCCGAGCCGCTGGTGCGACAACTGGTCGGCGAAGGCCTCGTGGAGGTCGTGGTCGCCGCCGAGGACGTCGTGAAGCCGACGCCCGATCCCGAGGCGCACCGCCACGCACTGTGGGAGCTTGGCCTGTCCCCGGAGGACGCCATCGCCGTCACCGGTTCGGCCTCAGGACTGCGGGCCGCGACCGCCGCCGGTCTGGCGACCGTGGTGATCACGGGCGAAGGTACGCCGGATATCCCCACCGCGGTCGCGGTCCGGCCGGACTTCGATGGCGCCAATCCGCTGCGCCTTGCCGATTGCCAGCGCCTGCATGCCAACTGGTGGCGCACCCGCAAGCCGACGGCCGCGTAG
- a CDS encoding MarR family winged helix-turn-helix transcriptional regulator produces MPPEPSRPPRQDDDDPIALARDNWERSGWGDVADGMVAVTSVMRAHQILLARVESALRPYGLSFSRFELLRLLAFSRNGALPITKASDRLQVHVTSVTHAIRRLETDGLVERVPHPTDGRTTLVQITDLGRSIVEDATVTLNNEVFADIGMSAAESRALADSIQTLRHNSGDF; encoded by the coding sequence GTGCCCCCAGAACCGTCCCGACCGCCGCGGCAGGACGACGACGACCCGATCGCGCTCGCGCGGGACAACTGGGAACGCTCCGGATGGGGCGATGTCGCCGACGGCATGGTCGCGGTGACGTCCGTGATGCGGGCGCACCAGATTCTGCTGGCCCGCGTCGAAAGCGCACTACGGCCTTATGGCCTGAGCTTTTCTCGGTTCGAATTGTTGAGGCTGTTGGCATTCAGCCGCAACGGCGCACTGCCGATCACCAAGGCCTCCGACCGGTTGCAGGTGCACGTCACCAGCGTCACCCACGCGATCCGTCGCCTGGAGACCGACGGGCTGGTCGAGCGGGTCCCTCATCCGACCGACGGCCGCACCACGCTCGTGCAGATCACCGATCTCGGCCGCTCGATCGTCGAGGACGCCACGGTGACGCTGAACAACGAGGTTTTCGCCGACATCGGGATGTCGGCCGCCGAGTCGCGCGCGCTGGCCGATTCGATCCAGACGCTGCGCCACAACTCGGGAGACTTCTAG
- a CDS encoding anti-sigma factor family protein — translation MTEFEPSPDRADEDRYVTWDAAYVLGSLSSEERRQYEEHLQTCARCRAAVTELSGIPALLSKVKPGEFHDSASREPPPELLPDLLATVRARRRRSRWMAAAAIGLAAAVLAVAIAIMVWPGAFGAPTGTPPQAGQQLEMSKVSETPINATVSMTGFGWGTRIDMACTYGDWGRRDAPPQNLAMVVVSRDGSHNQVATWLGLSGATALPSANTSLQMDEIAAVQLVSPDTGEVLLERSL, via the coding sequence ATGACGGAATTCGAACCGTCCCCCGACCGGGCGGACGAGGATCGGTACGTGACGTGGGACGCCGCCTACGTTCTGGGCTCGCTCTCCAGCGAGGAGCGTCGCCAGTACGAGGAGCACCTGCAGACGTGCGCGCGCTGCAGGGCCGCGGTCACCGAACTCAGCGGAATCCCCGCGTTGTTGAGCAAGGTGAAGCCTGGCGAGTTCCATGACTCGGCGTCCCGCGAACCGCCTCCGGAATTGCTGCCTGACCTGCTGGCCACGGTGCGTGCGCGGCGTCGGCGGTCGCGCTGGATGGCCGCGGCCGCGATCGGCCTGGCCGCCGCGGTCCTGGCGGTTGCCATCGCGATCATGGTGTGGCCGGGCGCATTCGGGGCACCGACCGGCACGCCCCCTCAGGCGGGTCAGCAGTTGGAGATGTCCAAGGTGTCCGAGACGCCGATCAACGCGACCGTCTCGATGACGGGTTTCGGCTGGGGCACCCGCATCGACATGGCATGCACCTACGGTGACTGGGGCAGGCGGGACGCGCCGCCGCAGAACCTGGCGATGGTCGTGGTGAGCCGTGATGGCAGCCACAATCAGGTGGCCACGTGGCTGGGACTGTCCGGCGCCACCGCGTTGCCCAGCGCGAACACCTCGCTGCAGATGGACGAAATCGCTGCGGTGCAACTGGTTTCGCCCGACACCGGCGAGGTGCTTCTCGAACGTTCGCTGTGA
- a CDS encoding sigma-70 family RNA polymerase sigma factor: MDDPEATVMRVLYAEHAAAIWRYAVRLTGDSARAEDVVQETLLRAWRHPEVTADRSRSARAWLFTVARNLIIDERRSARFRSESGTADMETTADRAGPDEVEAALDRMMLGEAIGELSEEHRAVIDRAYYQGWSTAQIAADLHIAEGTVKSRLHYGVRALKLRLDEMGVTR; this comes from the coding sequence TTGGACGACCCGGAAGCGACCGTCATGCGGGTGCTCTACGCGGAGCACGCCGCCGCTATCTGGCGCTACGCGGTGCGGCTGACGGGCGATTCGGCCCGGGCGGAGGATGTCGTGCAGGAGACGCTACTGCGGGCGTGGCGTCACCCCGAGGTGACGGCGGATCGCTCGAGGTCGGCGCGGGCCTGGCTGTTCACGGTGGCCCGTAACCTGATCATCGACGAACGGCGCAGCGCCCGGTTTCGCAGCGAGTCCGGCACCGCCGACATGGAGACGACCGCGGACCGGGCCGGACCCGACGAGGTGGAGGCCGCCTTGGACCGAATGATGCTCGGCGAGGCCATCGGTGAACTGTCCGAGGAGCACCGCGCGGTCATCGACCGCGCGTACTACCAGGGCTGGAGCACGGCGCAGATCGCAGCCGACCTGCACATCGCCGAGGGCACCGTGAAGTCGCGACTGCACTACGGAGTGCGAGCACTGAAGCTGCGGCTGGACGAGATGGGGGTGACACGATGA
- a CDS encoding GAF domain-containing sensor histidine kinase: MNGRGDPVRELSQYPLAADRELALLRELIQAASKGPGVEPLAAAAARMITAATASDVCFVHVLDDSDRSLTLAGATPPFDAEIGKIRLPLGQGISGWVASHREPVVITQDKESDPRYMPFQSLRGSDFTSMVSVPMETDPGGLVGVLNVHTVERREFTERDVELLVVIGRLIAGAMHQARLHRQLVARERAHENFVEQVIEAQELERRRLAGDIHDGISQRLVTLSYRLDAATRSDDPALVAEQLAKARELVELTLQEARAAISGLRPPVLDDLGLAGGLASLARSIPQIGIEVDLVERRLPDHIELALYRIAQECLQNVVKHAKATSARLMFTVDAADAGDVARLEIVDDGIGFDTFEHPLGGDDMGGYGLLSMAERAEIVGGRLNIRSRPGAGTAVTATIPLPSIPASEKPGL, translated from the coding sequence GTGAACGGTCGTGGCGATCCCGTGCGTGAACTGAGCCAGTACCCACTGGCCGCCGACCGCGAGCTGGCGCTGCTGCGCGAGTTGATCCAGGCGGCGTCGAAAGGCCCCGGTGTCGAACCGCTCGCCGCGGCGGCCGCGCGGATGATCACCGCCGCGACCGCCAGCGACGTGTGCTTCGTGCACGTCCTCGACGACAGCGACCGATCGCTGACCTTGGCAGGCGCCACACCGCCCTTCGACGCGGAGATCGGCAAGATCAGACTGCCTCTGGGGCAAGGGATCTCGGGTTGGGTGGCCAGCCACCGCGAGCCCGTGGTGATCACCCAGGACAAGGAGTCCGATCCGCGCTACATGCCGTTCCAGTCGCTGCGCGGCTCGGACTTCACGTCGATGGTGTCGGTGCCGATGGAGACCGATCCCGGTGGGCTGGTCGGCGTGCTCAACGTGCACACCGTCGAGCGCCGCGAGTTCACCGAGCGTGACGTCGAGCTGCTCGTGGTGATCGGCAGGTTGATCGCCGGCGCCATGCATCAGGCCCGGCTGCACCGGCAACTGGTGGCGCGCGAGCGGGCGCACGAGAACTTCGTCGAGCAGGTGATCGAGGCCCAGGAACTCGAGCGGCGCCGGCTCGCGGGCGATATCCACGACGGCATCTCGCAGCGCCTGGTGACGCTGTCCTACCGGCTGGATGCGGCCACCAGATCCGATGACCCCGCCCTCGTGGCCGAACAGCTCGCCAAGGCCCGCGAATTGGTCGAACTGACACTGCAGGAGGCCCGCGCGGCGATCAGCGGGCTGCGTCCGCCCGTGCTCGACGACCTCGGTTTGGCCGGGGGGCTGGCCAGCCTCGCGCGATCGATACCGCAGATCGGCATCGAGGTGGATTTGGTGGAGCGGCGGCTGCCCGACCACATCGAGCTCGCGTTGTACCGGATCGCGCAGGAGTGCCTGCAGAACGTCGTCAAACACGCCAAGGCCACATCCGCGCGGCTGATGTTCACGGTCGACGCGGCGGATGCCGGTGACGTCGCCCGCCTCGAAATCGTCGACGACGGAATCGGTTTCGACACCTTCGAGCATCCGCTCGGCGGCGACGACATGGGCGGCTACGGCTTGTTGTCGATGGCCGAGCGCGCCGAGATCGTCGGCGGTCGGCTCAACATCAGGTCGCGACCGGGAGCGGGCACCGCGGTGACGGCGACGATCCCGCTGCCGTCGATACCCGCGAGCGAGAAGCCAGGGTTGTAA
- the mmsB gene encoding 3-hydroxyisobutyrate dehydrogenase, with the protein MTTIAFLGLGHMGGPMAANLVAAGQTVRAFDPVPALKSAAAEKGASVFDSGAEAVADADVVITSLPNGDIVKACYAEVLPAAKADTLFIDTSTISVDDARTINRHAADRGLAQLDAPVSGGVKGATAGTLAFMVGGEAAAVERARPVLEPLAGKIIHCGASGTGQAAKLCNNMVLAVQQIAIGEAFVLAERLGLSAQSLFDVITGATGNCWAVHTNCPVPGPVPTSPANNDFKAGFATALMNKDLGLAMDAVKSTGSNAPLGSHAADIYAKFAESDENHAALDFSAVIEQLRS; encoded by the coding sequence ATGACGACGATCGCGTTCTTGGGGCTGGGCCACATGGGCGGGCCGATGGCAGCGAACCTCGTCGCCGCCGGCCAGACCGTGCGTGCGTTCGATCCCGTGCCCGCGCTCAAATCGGCTGCCGCCGAGAAGGGCGCATCGGTGTTCGACAGCGGCGCCGAGGCGGTCGCCGACGCCGACGTCGTGATCACCTCGCTGCCCAACGGCGACATCGTCAAGGCCTGCTACGCCGAAGTGCTGCCCGCCGCCAAGGCCGACACGTTGTTCATCGACACCTCCACCATCTCCGTCGACGACGCCCGCACCATCAACCGGCACGCGGCCGACCGCGGGTTGGCTCAACTCGACGCCCCGGTGTCGGGCGGGGTCAAGGGTGCGACCGCCGGCACGCTGGCGTTCATGGTCGGCGGTGAGGCGGCCGCGGTCGAGCGGGCCCGGCCGGTGCTGGAACCGTTGGCCGGCAAGATCATTCACTGCGGTGCCTCCGGCACCGGTCAGGCCGCCAAACTGTGCAACAACATGGTGCTCGCGGTGCAGCAGATCGCGATCGGCGAAGCGTTCGTGTTGGCGGAGAGGCTGGGCCTGTCGGCACAGTCGCTGTTCGACGTGATCACCGGTGCGACCGGTAACTGCTGGGCGGTGCACACGAATTGCCCGGTGCCGGGACCGGTTCCGACGTCGCCAGCGAACAACGACTTCAAGGCGGGCTTCGCGACCGCGCTGATGAACAAGGATCTCGGGCTGGCCATGGACGCGGTCAAGTCGACGGGCTCGAATGCCCCACTGGGCAGCCACGCCGCCGACATCTACGCGAAGTTCGCAGAGTCTGACGAGAATCACGCGGCGCTGGATTTCAGCGCAGTGATCGAACAGCTACGCAGCTGA
- a CDS encoding acyl-CoA dehydrogenase family protein: MDYFGLDDDERVIAETAAAFAEKRLAPFALEWDSSHHFPTDVLREAAELGMAAVYCNEDVGGSGLRRLDGVRIFEQLATADPTVAAFLSIHNMCTWMVDTYGTPEQRKSLVPRLASMELIASYCLTEPGAGSDASALRTRAVREGDHFVLDGVKQFISGAGSSDVYVVMARTGGEGPRGISAFLVEKGTPGLTFGPDEEKMGWHAQPTAQVIFEGVRVPADAMLGGADGEGTGFGIAMNGLNGGRINIAACSLGGARAAYDKAAAYVRDREAFGGALLDEPTIRFTLAEMATALETSRNLLWRAAAALDNNHPDKVELCAMAKLYVTDACYTVADQALQLHGGYGYLNEYGLEKIVRDLRVHRILEGTNEIMRVVIGRSQAAKVRASA; the protein is encoded by the coding sequence ATGGACTACTTCGGCTTGGACGACGACGAACGGGTGATCGCCGAGACGGCCGCCGCGTTCGCCGAGAAGCGCCTCGCGCCGTTCGCGTTGGAGTGGGATTCTTCGCACCACTTCCCCACCGACGTGTTGCGCGAGGCGGCCGAGTTGGGAATGGCGGCGGTGTACTGCAACGAGGACGTCGGGGGCAGCGGGCTGCGCCGCCTGGACGGGGTGCGGATCTTCGAGCAGCTCGCCACGGCGGACCCGACGGTGGCCGCGTTCCTGTCGATTCACAACATGTGCACCTGGATGGTCGACACCTACGGCACCCCCGAGCAGCGCAAGAGCCTGGTGCCGCGGCTGGCGTCGATGGAGCTGATCGCCAGCTACTGCCTGACCGAACCCGGCGCCGGCTCCGACGCAAGCGCGTTGCGCACCAGGGCCGTTCGTGAGGGCGACCACTTCGTGCTCGACGGGGTCAAGCAGTTCATCTCCGGCGCAGGCTCGTCGGACGTGTACGTGGTGATGGCTCGCACCGGTGGCGAAGGACCGCGGGGCATCTCTGCGTTCCTCGTCGAAAAGGGAACGCCCGGGCTGACTTTCGGACCCGACGAGGAAAAAATGGGCTGGCACGCCCAGCCCACCGCTCAAGTGATCTTCGAAGGCGTCCGCGTACCCGCCGATGCGATGCTGGGCGGCGCGGACGGAGAGGGCACCGGCTTCGGGATCGCGATGAACGGGCTCAACGGCGGACGGATCAACATCGCCGCGTGCTCGCTCGGCGGCGCCCGGGCCGCCTACGACAAGGCCGCGGCCTACGTGCGGGACCGCGAGGCGTTCGGCGGCGCCCTGCTCGACGAACCCACCATCCGGTTCACCCTCGCCGAGATGGCTACCGCACTGGAAACATCGCGAAACCTGTTGTGGCGTGCGGCCGCTGCGCTCGATAACAACCATCCGGACAAGGTCGAACTGTGCGCGATGGCCAAACTCTACGTCACCGACGCCTGCTATACGGTCGCCGACCAGGCGCTGCAGTTGCACGGCGGCTACGGATACCTCAACGAGTACGGGCTGGAAAAGATCGTCCGGGACCTGCGGGTGCACCGGATCCTCGAGGGGACCAACGAGATCATGCGCGTCGTCATCGGGCGGTCGCAGGCCGCCAAGGTGCGCGCGTCCGCGTAA
- a CDS encoding response regulator transcription factor: MPSSPPVRLVLVDDHEMVIEGLKAMLAAFSDRVQVVGQAVGAERAVAVIDDLDPDIVLCDVRMQGASGLDLCAELRERDTGRKVVMLSVYDDEQYLFQALRVGAAGYLLKSISSDELVRQLEFVHRGETAIDPGMAARAVDTAARLQRDEFWPGARQGLTQRESEILSLVVNGLSNRAIAAKLVIGDETVKTHLSSIYRKLGVSDRTGAVATALREGIYK; this comes from the coding sequence ATGCCGAGCAGCCCACCGGTGCGTCTTGTGCTGGTCGACGACCACGAAATGGTCATCGAGGGCCTCAAGGCCATGCTGGCGGCGTTCAGCGACCGGGTGCAGGTGGTCGGGCAGGCCGTGGGCGCCGAGCGCGCCGTCGCCGTCATCGACGATCTCGACCCCGACATCGTGCTGTGCGACGTCCGCATGCAAGGTGCCAGCGGCCTGGACCTGTGCGCCGAGCTGCGCGAGCGCGACACCGGCCGCAAGGTCGTCATGCTGTCGGTATACGACGACGAGCAGTACCTGTTCCAGGCATTACGCGTCGGCGCGGCCGGCTACCTGCTCAAGAGCATCAGCAGCGACGAACTGGTGCGTCAGCTCGAGTTCGTCCATCGCGGAGAGACCGCGATCGATCCGGGCATGGCCGCCAGGGCGGTCGACACGGCTGCACGGCTGCAGCGGGATGAGTTCTGGCCGGGTGCGCGGCAGGGCCTGACGCAGCGCGAGAGCGAGATCCTGTCCCTTGTGGTCAACGGGCTGTCCAACCGGGCGATCGCCGCCAAGCTGGTGATCGGTGACGAGACGGTCAAAACCCACCTCAGCTCGATCTACCGCAAGCTCGGTGTCAGCGACCGCACCGGCGCCGTGGCGACCGCGCTGCGCGAAGGGATCTACAAGTGA
- a CDS encoding LLM class F420-dependent oxidoreductase yields the protein MTELKPDLGRYGVWTFGVPKPEQAEEIEKLGYGAVWIGGSPAGNLEYVEPILERTENLTVATGIINVWTAPADEVAEAYHRVEDAYPGRFVLGIGIGHPEHTEEYRKPYDVLVEYLDALDAKKVPTSRRVIAALGPRVLKLSAQRSAGAHPYLTTPQHTGEARNLLGPTVFIAPEHKVVLARDAEASREIGRQTVDFYLGLSNYLNNWKRLGFTDDDLAKPGSDRFIDAVVAHGTPDAIVARLNEHLESGADHVAIQVLGGWDVLLPTLAELAGPLGLEG from the coding sequence ATGACTGAGCTCAAGCCCGACCTCGGCCGCTACGGCGTCTGGACGTTCGGCGTACCGAAACCCGAACAGGCCGAGGAGATCGAGAAACTCGGCTACGGCGCGGTGTGGATCGGCGGATCGCCCGCCGGAAACCTCGAGTACGTCGAGCCCATCCTGGAGCGCACCGAGAATCTCACGGTCGCCACCGGCATCATCAACGTGTGGACGGCGCCCGCCGACGAGGTCGCCGAGGCCTATCACCGTGTCGAGGACGCCTATCCGGGGCGGTTCGTGCTCGGCATCGGCATCGGTCATCCCGAGCACACCGAGGAGTACCGCAAACCCTACGACGTGCTCGTGGAGTACCTTGACGCGCTCGATGCGAAGAAGGTGCCGACGAGCCGTCGGGTGATAGCCGCGCTGGGTCCCAGGGTGCTCAAGCTGTCGGCACAGCGCAGCGCCGGGGCGCACCCGTATCTGACCACTCCCCAGCACACCGGGGAGGCCCGAAACCTCTTGGGCCCCACGGTGTTCATCGCACCCGAGCACAAGGTCGTGTTGGCGCGAGACGCCGAGGCGTCTCGCGAGATCGGCAGGCAGACAGTCGACTTCTATCTCGGCCTGTCGAACTACCTGAACAACTGGAAACGGCTGGGCTTCACCGATGACGACCTGGCCAAGCCGGGCAGCGACCGCTTCATCGACGCAGTCGTCGCGCACGGCACGCCCGACGCGATCGTCGCGCGACTCAACGAGCACTTGGAGTCGGGGGCCGATCACGTGGCGATCCAGGTGCTCGGCGGGTGGGACGTCCTGCTCCCGACGCTGGCCGAGTTGGCCGGCCCGCTCGGGTTGGAGGGCTGA
- a CDS encoding nitroreductase family protein, with product MTDIPTTGDALARLDMPLVDAMMTQRAVRRVLPDPVDDAVVLRCIELALRAPTGSNGQNWEFIVVKDRAVKDQLGKRYRQAWSLYGGIGRRLTAGDESMQKILRAVQWQVDHFSEIPVLVVPCLRGGMRLPYMPTPFVSESSFFGSIYPSVQNLLLAARAMGLGASLITLPLWSVTSARRTLGLPLTVTPVCVVPLGWPRGRYGPTTRKPVGKVAHLDRYGNRAWTDASGGQD from the coding sequence ATGACCGACATCCCCACTACCGGCGATGCGCTTGCCCGCCTGGACATGCCGCTGGTCGACGCGATGATGACTCAGCGTGCCGTGCGCCGCGTCCTTCCCGACCCCGTCGACGACGCTGTCGTGTTGAGGTGCATCGAGTTGGCGCTACGAGCCCCTACCGGATCGAACGGCCAGAATTGGGAGTTCATCGTGGTGAAGGACCGGGCCGTCAAGGACCAACTCGGCAAACGCTATCGCCAAGCGTGGTCGCTCTACGGCGGGATCGGCCGGCGCCTCACTGCCGGTGACGAGTCGATGCAGAAGATCCTGCGGGCCGTGCAGTGGCAGGTCGACCACTTCAGCGAGATCCCGGTCCTCGTGGTGCCGTGTCTGCGCGGCGGCATGCGGTTGCCGTATATGCCGACGCCGTTCGTGAGCGAGTCGTCATTCTTCGGATCGATCTACCCCAGCGTGCAGAACCTGCTGCTCGCCGCGCGGGCGATGGGACTCGGTGCATCGTTGATCACCCTGCCGCTCTGGAGCGTGACATCTGCCCGCCGAACCTTGGGCCTGCCGTTGACGGTGACACCTGTCTGTGTCGTGCCCCTCGGTTGGCCCCGTGGCCGGTACGGGCCGACGACGCGTAAACCGGTCGGCAAAGTCGCCCATCTCGACCGGTACGGCAACCGCGCGTGGACCGACGCGTCGGGTGGCCAAGACTGA
- a CDS encoding CoA-acylating methylmalonate-semialdehyde dehydrogenase, with amino-acid sequence MTNQVPHFIDGKRTNGQSGRTADVFNPSTGEVQAQVSMASAADVDAAVAGAAEAQKAWAAWNPQRRARVLMKFIDLVNQNADELAELLSLEHGKTHADSLGDIQRGLEVIEFSVGIPHLLKGEYSEGAGPGIDVYSLRQPLGVVAGITPFNFPAMIPLWKAGPALACGNAFILKPSERDPSVPLRLAELFLDAGLPPGVFQVVQGDKEAVDAILEHPAIQAVGFVGSSDIAEYIYSTATANGKRAQCFGGAKNHMIVMPDADLDQAVDALIGAGYGSAGERCMAISVAVPVGEEIANRLRARLTERVAELRVGHSLDPKATYGPLVTEAALKRVRGYIDAGVEAGAEIVVDGRERTSDDMQFGDANLENGWFIGPTLFDHVTTDMSIYTDEIFGPVLCIVRAKDYEEALALPSEHEYGNGVAIFTRDGDAARDFVSRVQVGMVGVNVPIPVPVAYHTFGGWKRSGFGDLNQHGPHSILFYTKTKTVTQRWPSGIKDGAEFVIPTMK; translated from the coding sequence ATGACCAACCAGGTTCCGCATTTCATCGACGGCAAGCGCACGAACGGCCAGTCCGGCCGCACCGCCGACGTCTTCAACCCCAGCACCGGTGAAGTTCAGGCGCAGGTATCGATGGCTTCGGCCGCCGACGTCGACGCAGCGGTCGCCGGTGCCGCCGAGGCGCAGAAGGCGTGGGCGGCGTGGAACCCCCAGCGTCGCGCCCGCGTGCTGATGAAGTTCATCGACCTGGTCAACCAGAACGCCGACGAGCTCGCCGAGCTGCTGAGCCTCGAGCACGGCAAGACTCATGCGGACTCGCTCGGCGACATCCAGCGCGGGCTGGAAGTCATCGAGTTCTCCGTCGGCATCCCGCATCTGCTCAAGGGCGAGTACAGCGAGGGCGCGGGGCCCGGTATCGACGTGTACTCGTTGCGTCAGCCACTCGGCGTCGTCGCCGGGATTACCCCGTTCAACTTCCCGGCGATGATCCCGCTGTGGAAGGCCGGGCCCGCGTTGGCGTGCGGCAACGCTTTCATCCTCAAGCCGTCCGAACGCGACCCTTCGGTACCGCTGCGGCTGGCCGAGCTGTTCCTCGACGCTGGGCTGCCGCCGGGGGTGTTCCAGGTCGTACAGGGCGACAAGGAAGCCGTCGACGCCATCCTCGAGCACCCGGCGATCCAGGCGGTCGGATTCGTCGGCAGCTCCGACATCGCCGAGTACATCTACTCGACCGCGACGGCCAACGGGAAACGCGCACAGTGCTTCGGCGGCGCGAAGAACCACATGATCGTGATGCCCGACGCCGACCTGGACCAGGCCGTCGACGCACTCATCGGGGCCGGCTACGGCAGCGCAGGCGAGCGCTGCATGGCGATCAGTGTGGCGGTGCCGGTCGGCGAGGAAATCGCGAACCGCCTGCGCGCCCGCCTCACCGAGCGGGTCGCCGAACTGCGTGTCGGACACAGTCTCGACCCCAAGGCCACCTACGGCCCGCTCGTGACCGAGGCGGCGCTCAAGCGGGTGCGCGGCTACATCGACGCGGGTGTCGAGGCGGGCGCGGAGATCGTGGTCGACGGACGCGAACGCACCAGTGACGACATGCAATTCGGCGATGCGAACCTGGAGAACGGCTGGTTCATCGGGCCGACGCTCTTCGACCACGTCACCACCGATATGTCGATCTACACCGACGAGATCTTCGGTCCGGTGTTGTGCATCGTGCGCGCGAAGGATTACGAGGAGGCGCTGGCGCTTCCGTCAGAGCACGAGTACGGCAACGGCGTGGCGATCTTCACCCGCGACGGCGACGCCGCCCGCGACTTCGTCTCGCGGGTCCAGGTCGGCATGGTGGGCGTGAACGTGCCGATCCCGGTTCCGGTGGCGTATCACACCTTCGGCGGATGGAAGCGCTCCGGCTTCGGCGATCTCAACCAGCACGGGCCGCATTCGATCCTGTTCTACACCAAGACCAAGACCGTCACCCAGCGGTGGCCGTCGGGCATCAAGGATGGCGCCGAGTTCGTCATTCCCACGATGAAGTAG